The Numida meleagris isolate 19003 breed g44 Domestic line chromosome 12, NumMel1.0, whole genome shotgun sequence genome includes a window with the following:
- the LOC110405119 gene encoding kazal-type serine protease inhibitor domain-containing protein 1-like, translating into MKPPVVTAVLVVLVQVSQSFPALYHRAWWRLLKEGDSCGKCDLALCSEPKDCLAGTVVDHCGCCSECGNVEGQICDLDQGSHFYGQCGDNLECRLDADEARFGEVPEPQCVCKSQESICGPDGKTYENICQFNKAYATRRNITMKHKGPCESAPVISMPPQDAQNFTGNDVIFGCEVSAYPMPHLEWKKKGNKMFLPGDDAHISVQARGGPQKYGVTGWLQIQGLKKSDEGIYICHTKNKYGATYASARLKVIDGSSSAFALTAGSRSASYDTDYGDYYDHSDEEDEEEYESGDYEN; encoded by the exons ATGAAGCCCCCggtggttacagcagtgctGGTAGTACTGGTGCAGGTTTCTCAGAGTTTCCCTGCCTTGTACCACCGAGCCTGGTGGAGGCTCTTAAAGGAAGGAGATAGCTGCGGAAAATGTGATTTGGCACTTTGCTCTGAGCCAAAGGACTGCCTGGCTGGGACTGTAGTGGACCATTGTGGCTGCTGTTCTGAATGTGGAAACGTGGAAGGTCAGATCTGTGACTTGGACCAGGGCAGTCACTTTTATGGGCAGTGTGGGGACAACCTCGAGTGCAGGTTGGATGCTGATGAAGCCAGGTTTGGGGAAGTCCCTGAACCCCAGTGTGTGTGCAAGTCTCAAGAGAGCATCTGCGGACCTGACGGGAAAACCTATGAGAACATCTGTCAATTCAACAAAGCTTATGCAACTAGAAGAAATATCACCATGAAACATAAAGGACCGTGTGAATCAG CTCCTGTCATTTCTATGCCGCCTCAGGATGCCCAGAATTTCACAGGCAACGACGTCATTTTTGGCTGTGAGGTGTCAGCCTATCCTATGCCACAccttgaatggaaaaaaaaggggaataaaatgtttttaccAGGGGATGACGCCCACATCTCAGTACAg GCGAGAGGTGGACCTCAGAAGTATGGGGTGACAGGCTGGCTGCAGATTCAAGGCCTCAAAAAATCAGACGAAGGCATCTACATCTGCCATACCAAAAACAAGTATGGTGCAACATATGCCTCTGCGAGATTGAAAGTCATTGATG GTTCATCTTCTGCGTTTGCCTTAACTGCTGGCAGTAGAAGTGCAAGCTACGACACTGACTATGGGGACTACTATGACCATTCTgatgaggaggatgaggaagaatATGAATCTGGGGACTATGAAAATTGA